In Saccharolobus solfataricus, a genomic segment contains:
- a CDS encoding tRNA methyltransferase has protein sequence MTTHVILVARAFGAKGVYIEGKDEKMVKSILKVIDSWGGSSYFLVKEIENGKSIVNEWKEKGGTIIHLTMYGININDFQDRFEKIKYPLLIIVGAEKVEGWYYHNADYNIAIGNQPHSEVAALAIFLDRIYKGRELYMEFEDAKIKILPQKAGKKVIRSG, from the coding sequence GTGACTACACACGTAATCTTAGTAGCAAGAGCTTTTGGAGCTAAGGGTGTTTATATAGAAGGCAAAGATGAAAAAATGGTGAAATCCATCTTAAAAGTTATAGATAGTTGGGGTGGTTCATCATATTTTTTAGTAAAGGAAATTGAAAATGGAAAGAGTATAGTAAATGAATGGAAAGAAAAAGGAGGTACAATAATACATTTGACTATGTATGGTATTAATATTAACGATTTCCAAGATAGATTTGAAAAAATAAAATATCCACTACTAATAATTGTAGGAGCAGAAAAAGTTGAAGGTTGGTATTACCACAATGCAGATTATAACATAGCAATAGGGAATCAACCACATTCTGAAGTGGCTGCACTGGCAATCTTTTTAGACAGAATTTATAAAGGACGAGAGCTATATATGGAATTTGAAGATGCAAAAATAAAGATATTACCTCAGAAAGCCGGTAAGAAGGTGATAAGAAGTGGTTAA